A genomic segment from Nicotiana sylvestris chromosome 1, ASM39365v2, whole genome shotgun sequence encodes:
- the LOC104242875 gene encoding methionine S-methyltransferase gives MAVNGLCTSTEDFLKRCEQSGDAAYSALRSLLGRLEDPVTRKEARIFLALLQKRFATKEASDQCLQTYHFQIQDIVLEQYEGFQKRKKLTMIVIPSIFIPEDWSFTFYEGLNRHPDSIFQDKTVAELGCGNGWISIAIAEKWLPSKVYGLDINPRAVKISWINLYLNALDDNGEPIYDDEKKTLLDRVEFHESDLLAYCKDNHIELERIVGCIPQILNPNPDAMSKLITENASEEFLHSLSNYCALQGFVEDQFGLGLIARAVEEGISVIKPLGIMIFNMGGRPGQGVCKRLFERRGLCVNKLWQTKILQAADTDISALVEIEKSSMHRFEFFMGLVGDQPICARTAWAYGKASGRISHALSVYSCQLRQPNQVKKIFEFIKNGFHDISNSLDLSFEDDAVADEKIPFLAYLASVLKENSVFPYESPAGSRWFRNLIAGFMKTYHHFPLTADNVVVFPSRAVAIENLLRLFLPHLAIVDEQLSRHLPRQWLTSLKIEKSQTDSSSEDNITVIEAPRQSDSMVELIKKLKPQVVVTGMAQFESVTSSSFEYLLDTTREIGCRLFVDISDQFELSSLPKSNGVLKFLARTSLPSHAAIICGLVKNQVYSDLEVAFVISEDKTIYKALSKTMELLQGNTALISQYYYGCLFHELLAFQLSDRHPPAEREAEKLKASKMIGFPSSVSSVLNHAELSVTDSDNILIHMDVDQSFLPIPTPVKAAIFESFVRQNIAESEIDVTSNIRQLMESSYGFPTNSKTEFIYADCPLALFSKLVLCCIHEGGTLCFPAGSNGSYVSATNFVKANIAYIPTSPEEGFKLTQKTVEIFLKTVNKPWIYISGPTVNPTGQLYFNEEIKNILSVCAKFGARVIIDTSFSGVEFNSKGWDGWNLEDTLAKLRSQNQSFCVALLGGLYLKMLTAGISFGFLLLDHPALIDAFHSFPGLSKPHSTIKYQVKKLLDQRERTAELSNAVSEQENILASRYKLLKKTLESCGWDVLEAHSGVSVVAKPSTYLGKTVKISNDSSSWEGKLDDTNIREAMLKTTGLCINSSSWTGIPGYCRFTIALEDGDFERALTCIVKFRDMVGK, from the exons ATGGCGGTGAATGGACTGTGTACATCAACGGAAGACTTCCTGAAACGGTGCGAGCAGTCCGGCGATGCTGCTTACAGTGCCCTCCGATCACTCCTCGGGCGACTGGAGGATCCGGTTACCCGGAAAGAGGCTCGGATCTTCCTCGCTCTTCTTCAGAAACGTTTTGCTACTAAAGAAGCCTCCGATCAGTGCCTTCAAACTTACCATTTCCAAATTCAAGATATTGTCCTTGAGCAATATGAAG GTTTCCAGAAGCGAAAGAAACTGACAATGATTGTCATCCCCAGTATTTTTATCCCAGAGGATTGGTCCTTCACCTTTTATGAGGGACTAAATAGACACCCTGATTCCATCTTCCAGGACAAGACAGTTGCCGAGCTGGGATGCGGAAATGGATGGATATCCATTGCCATTGCCGAGAAATGGTTACCGTCAAAG GTATATGGGCTTGATATAAATCCAAGAGCAGTAAAGATCTCATGGATAAATTTGTACTTGAACGCTCTGGATGACAATGGCGAACCAATATATGATGATGAAAAGAAAACACTACTAGATAGGGTAGAGTTTCACGAGTCTGATCTGCTAGCTTACTGCAAAGATAATCACATCGAACTTGAAAGAATTGTTGGATGCATACCACAG ATTCTTAATCCAAATCCAGATGCGATGTCCAAGTTGATTACTGAAAATGCTAGTGAAGAATTTCTGCATTCATTAAGCAACTATTGTGCGCTTCAG GGCTTTGTTGAAGATCAGTTTGGCTTGGGGCTTATTGCAAGGGCAGTTGAGGAAGGTATTTCTGTCATAAAGCCATTGGGCATTATGATCTTCAACATGGGAGGCCGTCCTGGGCAAGGTGTTTGCAAACGGTTATTTGAGCGCCGTGGTCTTTGTGTTAACAAGCTCTGGCAAACTAAAATTCTTCAG GCAGCTGACACTGATATATCAGCTCTAGTTGAAATTGAAAAAAGTAGCATGCACCGGTTTGAATTTTTCATGGGACTTGTTGGAGATCAGCCAATATGTGCTCGAACAGCATGGGCTTATGGCAAGGCTAGCGGTCGTATCTCTCATGCTTTATCTGTGTACAGCTGTCAACTTCGTCAGCCAAATCAG GTCAAAAAGATATTTGAGTTCATAAAAAATGGATTCCATGATATCAGTAATTCTCTGGATTTGTCATTTGAGGATGATGCAGTAGCAGATGAAAAGATCCCTTTCCTAGCTTATCTTGCTAGCGTGCTTAAGGAGAACTCTGTTTTCCCATATGAATCACCAGCAGGAAGTAGATGGTTCCGCAATCTGATTGCTGGCTTTATGAAAACATACCACCATTTTCCTCTTACTGCTGAC AATGTCGTTGTCTTTCCTTCAAGGGCTGTGGCTATTGAGAATCTGTTGCGGTTATTCTTGCCACATCTAGCAATTGTTGATGAGCAACTGTCACGACACCTGCCTAGGCAATGGCTAACATCATTGAAGATTGAG AAAAGTCAAACTGATAGTAGTTCAGAGGATAACATCACTGTTATTGAAGCTCCACGCCAATCTGATTCGATGGTTGAACTGATAAAGAAGTTGAAGCCTCAAGTCGTAGTTACTGGGATGGCGCAATTTGAATCAGTTACTAGTTCTTCTTTTGAGTACCTACTTGATACCACAAGGGAAATTGGATGTCGTCTGTTTGTAGACATATCTGACCAATTTGAGCTATCCAGCCTACCCAAATCTAACGGGGTCCTGAAATTCCTTGCTAGAACTTCTCTTCCCTCACATGCAGCAATTATTTGTGGCTTAGTGAAGAATCAG GTATATTCAGATCTGGAAGTAGCTTTCGTCATATCAGAAGATAAAACTATCTATAAAGCATTATCCAAAACCATGGAACTACTACAAGGAAATACTGCTCTTATAAGCCAATATTATTATGGCTGTCTTTTCCATGAGCTCCTAGCTTTTCAGCTTTCTGATCGACATCCACCTGCTGAG AGAGAAGCCGAGAAGTTGAAAGCATCCAAGATGATTGGCTTTCCTAGCTCTGTTTCCTCAGTACTCAATCATGCAGAGTTATCTGTTACTGATTCAGACAATATTCTGATTCACATGGATGTAGATCAAAGCTTTTTACCTATACCAACTCCTGTCAAGGCAGCCATTTTTGAGAGTTTTGTGAGACAGAACATTGCAGAGTCAGAAATTGATGTGACAAGCAACATTAGACAGCTAATGGAGAGTAGTTACGGCTTCCCAACGAACAGCAAGACAGAATTTATATATGCTGACTGCCCTCTAGCTCTTTTTAGTAAATTGGTTCTTTGTTGCATCCATGAAGGTGGGACTCTATGCTTCCCAGCTGGCTCAAATGGTAGTTATGTGTCTGCTACTAATTTTGTGAAAGCAAATATAGCATATATACCTACAAGTCCAGAGGAAGGGTTTAAATTGACACAGAAAACAGTTGAAATTTTTTTGAAGACCGTCAACAAACCTTGGATTTATATTTCTGGACCAACTGTCAACCCTACTGGGCAGCTTTACTTCAACGAAGAGATAAAGAATATATTATctgtgtgtgcaaagtttgggGCTAGGGTCATAATTGATACTTCATTTTCTGGTGTGGAGTTCAACTCCAAGGGCTGGGATGGCTGGAATTTGGAGGACACTCTAGCAAAACTAAGATCTCAGAACCAGTCATTCTGTGTTGCTTTGCTTGGAGGATTGTATCTGAAGATGCTTACAGCTGGAATTAGTTTTGGATTTCTGCTTCTAGACCATCCTGCTTTAATTGATGCATTCCACAGTTTTCCAGGTTTGAGCAAGCCTCACAGCACTATCAAATACCAAGTAAAGAAGCTGTTGGATCAAAGAGAACGAACAGCAGAACTTTCCAATGCAGTCTCGGAGCAGGAAAATATTCTGGCTAGTCGATATAAGCTCTTGAAAAAG ACCCTTGAAAGTTGTGGCTGGGACGTGCTTGAGGCTCATTCTGGCGTTTCAGTGGTGGCAAAGCCATCTACCTATCTCGGGAAGACAGTTAAAATCAGCAACGATTCATCTTCATGGGAAGGAAAACTTGATGACACAAATATCAGAGAAGCCATGCTTAAGACCACTGGTTTGTGCATCAATAGCTCTTCGTGGACCGGAATTCCTGGTTACTGTCGCTTCACTATCGCCTTGGAAGATGGTGATTTCGAGCGTGCATTAACTTGCATCGTTAAATTTAGAGACATGGTTGGTAAATGA